In one window of Methanoculleus thermophilus DNA:
- a CDS encoding HEAT repeat domain-containing protein, translating into MAQRKDIDAMRRSRDVDGLILALSDPEEIVRQTAAEALGLVGDERAIEPLARLKFLDPDAGVRRAASLAHTQVAARLAGQRAVGGLK; encoded by the coding sequence ATGGCGCAGAGGAAAGATATCGATGCAATGAGGAGGAGCCGGGATGTCGATGGACTCATTCTCGCCCTCTCGGACCCCGAAGAGATCGTGCGGCAGACAGCCGCCGAAGCCCTCGGACTCGTCGGAGACGAACGGGCGATCGAACCGCTGGCGAGGCTGAAGTTCTTGGATCCGGACGCGGGTGTCCGGCGGGCGGCGTCTCTCGCGCACACCCAGGTGGCGGCGAGGCTTGCCGGCCAGAGGGCAGTGGGGGGCCTGA
- the glnA gene encoding type I glutamate--ammonia ligase — MTPDNISAMLERIERDNVRFLRLQFTDLLGMPKNVAIPAKQVGKALTDGIGFDGSSIEGFVRIEESDMVLKPDLSTYTLLPWRPREKSVARFICDVCKPDGRPFEGDPRYVLRRAMEDAAKDGYVFNTGPELEFFLFKMLDGRPTTQFQDAGGYFDLAPTDLAEDLRREIILALTDMGFEIEASHHEVAESQHEIDFKYSDALHTADNVITFKFAVKTMALMRGLHASFMAKPIYGINGSGMHTNCSLAKDGKNAFYDPDAPLQLSETCMHFIAGLLEHAPAITRVANPTINSYKRLVPGYEAPCYISWSTSNRSALIRIPAPRGNSTRVEFRSPDPTCNPYLTFAAMLAAGMDGVRRKIEPPAEVHKNIFHMTTTERGSNGIETLPGDLAEAHRALLADELICKALGSHVVEALTNVANAEWDAYRTAVHPWEIDRYLATY, encoded by the coding sequence ATGACACCAGACAACATCTCGGCGATGCTCGAGAGAATCGAACGAGACAACGTCCGATTCCTCCGACTGCAGTTCACCGACCTCCTTGGCATGCCCAAAAACGTCGCCATCCCGGCCAAACAGGTCGGGAAAGCTCTCACCGACGGCATTGGATTTGACGGGTCGTCAATCGAGGGGTTCGTCCGGATCGAGGAGTCAGACATGGTGCTCAAACCCGACCTCTCGACTTACACGCTCCTGCCCTGGCGGCCCCGGGAGAAGAGTGTCGCCCGGTTCATCTGCGACGTCTGCAAACCGGACGGCAGACCGTTCGAGGGCGACCCACGCTACGTCCTCCGGCGGGCGATGGAGGATGCGGCGAAAGATGGCTACGTCTTCAATACCGGGCCGGAGCTCGAGTTCTTCCTCTTCAAGATGCTCGATGGGCGGCCGACGACACAGTTCCAGGATGCCGGCGGTTACTTCGACCTGGCCCCAACCGACCTTGCCGAGGACCTCCGGCGTGAGATCATCCTCGCGCTCACCGATATGGGGTTCGAGATCGAGGCCTCCCACCACGAGGTCGCCGAGAGCCAGCACGAGATCGACTTCAAGTACAGCGACGCTCTCCATACCGCCGACAACGTCATCACGTTCAAGTTCGCGGTCAAGACGATGGCGCTGATGCGCGGCCTGCATGCCTCCTTCATGGCAAAGCCGATCTACGGCATCAACGGAAGCGGGATGCACACCAACTGTTCGCTCGCAAAAGACGGGAAGAACGCGTTCTACGATCCGGACGCGCCCCTCCAGCTCTCAGAGACCTGCATGCACTTCATCGCCGGGCTGCTCGAACACGCGCCGGCGATCACCCGGGTCGCGAACCCGACGATCAACTCCTACAAGCGGCTCGTCCCCGGATATGAGGCCCCCTGCTACATCAGCTGGAGCACGAGCAACCGGTCGGCCCTGATCCGGATTCCGGCGCCGCGCGGCAACAGCACCCGGGTCGAGTTCCGAAGCCCCGATCCCACCTGCAACCCCTACCTCACGTTTGCCGCGATGCTCGCCGCCGGGATGGATGGAGTCCGCCGTAAGATCGAGCCCCCGGCCGAGGTTCACAAGAACATCTTCCACATGACGACCACCGAGCGGGGCAGCAACGGGATTGAGACTCTGCCCGGCGATCTCGCCGAGGCGCACCGGGCCCTGCTCGCCGACGAACTCATCTGCAAGGCGCTCGGGTCCCACGTCGTCGAGGCCCTCACGAACGTCGCAAACGCTGAGTGGGATGCCTACCGGACGGCGGTCCACCCCTGGGAGATCGACCGCTACCTCGCAACATACTAA
- a CDS encoding class II glutamine amidotransferase, with protein MCGIIGVMDRSRRTMDGSGIREALSIMNERGSGEGAGYAAYGIYPDYRDCYALHVFFDNPRENKPFLDAALAQWGTIEHDEPIPTYDRPNLRAVHTPWRYFFRPDPSLAVPGSTMPEDDIVSALVMQVNAARRGALIISSGKDLGVFKAGGLPEDVADFYRIEDYEGYIWLAHNRYPTNTPGWWGGAHPFNLLDWSVVHNGEITSYGTNRRYIESFGYKCTMLTDTEVVAYLIDLLVRRHGLDVDLAVRALAPPFWEEIDRMPGAEREWNSALRLTYASAMMNGPFAIVAANREMMVGFTDRTKLRPMVVGECGDRLFISSEEAAIRAMEPDVESIRMPAAGEPVIGRVVG; from the coding sequence ATGTGCGGTATAATTGGCGTAATGGATAGATCTCGCCGGACGATGGACGGTTCCGGCATCCGAGAAGCCCTCTCCATAATGAACGAGCGCGGCAGCGGCGAGGGGGCGGGCTACGCAGCCTACGGCATCTACCCCGATTACCGGGACTGCTACGCCCTCCATGTCTTCTTCGACAACCCTCGTGAGAACAAGCCCTTCCTTGACGCGGCGCTCGCGCAGTGGGGGACGATCGAGCACGATGAGCCGATCCCGACCTACGACCGGCCAAATCTCCGGGCGGTTCACACCCCCTGGCGCTATTTCTTCCGACCCGATCCCTCCCTCGCGGTGCCGGGGAGCACGATGCCGGAGGATGATATCGTCAGCGCCCTGGTGATGCAGGTCAATGCCGCCCGCCGCGGCGCGCTCATCATCTCCTCCGGCAAAGACCTCGGGGTCTTCAAGGCCGGCGGGTTGCCTGAGGACGTCGCGGACTTTTACCGGATCGAGGACTACGAGGGCTACATATGGCTAGCGCACAACCGTTACCCGACCAACACCCCCGGATGGTGGGGCGGGGCGCACCCGTTCAACCTCCTCGACTGGAGCGTCGTCCACAACGGTGAGATCACCTCCTACGGGACCAACCGGCGCTACATCGAGAGTTTCGGCTACAAATGCACGATGCTGACGGACACCGAGGTCGTCGCCTACTTGATCGACCTTCTGGTGCGGCGGCACGGGCTCGACGTCGACCTCGCTGTTCGGGCGCTTGCTCCCCCGTTCTGGGAGGAGATCGACCGGATGCCCGGGGCGGAACGGGAGTGGAACTCCGCCCTTCGGCTTACGTACGCATCGGCGATGATGAACGGACCGTTCGCCATCGTGGCTGCAAACCGCGAGATGATGGTCGGATTCACCGACCGGACCAAACTCCGGCCGATGGTCGTCGGCGAATGCGGCGACCGGCTCTTCATCTCAAGCGAGGAGGCGGCTATCCGAGCGATGGAGCCCGACGTCGAGTCGATCCGGATGCCGGCCGCGGGAGAGCCGGTGATCGGGAGGGTTGTCGGATGA
- a CDS encoding glutamate synthase-related protein: MMIGSLPPRYRVTIDPVRCMECGRCIENCSYGVFSRDGDRIFVNPRNCTACHRCIACCPRDAILLEEQPCDYRSHPLWTREAREAIYNQARTGKIILAGMGNALDYPVIFDRLVLDACQVTNPSLDPLREPIELVTHLGKRPVRLDLRRKDSGDVELRTRLTPNLRLETPVMIGHMSYGAISLNAQMALARAAKEAGTYMGTGEGGLHSALHPYQDRMIVQVASGRFGVEIDYLERGAAIEIKIGQGAKPGIGGHLPGEKVCDGISRTRMIPEGCDAISPAPHHDIYSIEDLAQLVRGLKEATEWKKPVFVKIAAVHNAAAIAAGIARSPADAVVIDGFRGGTGAAPKVFRDHVGIPIEAAVASVDAKLRSLGIRNEISIIASGGIRGSADVAKAIALGADAVYIGTAALVAMGCRVCGNCYRGLCPWGIATQRQDLVDRLDPDEAARHVANLIHAWTLELSELLGAAGINSIESLRGNRDRLRGYMLDEGLMEVLDVKSVGA; this comes from the coding sequence ATGATGATCGGGAGCCTACCCCCACGCTACCGGGTCACGATCGACCCCGTCCGATGCATGGAGTGCGGGCGGTGCATCGAGAACTGCTCCTACGGTGTCTTTTCACGAGACGGAGACCGGATCTTTGTCAACCCCCGAAACTGCACCGCCTGCCACCGATGCATCGCCTGCTGCCCGAGGGATGCCATCCTCCTTGAGGAGCAGCCCTGCGACTACCGGAGCCATCCCCTCTGGACCCGCGAGGCGCGGGAGGCGATCTACAACCAGGCCCGGACAGGAAAGATCATCCTCGCCGGGATGGGCAACGCCCTCGACTACCCGGTCATCTTCGACCGCCTGGTCCTGGATGCCTGCCAGGTCACGAACCCGAGCCTCGATCCCCTGCGCGAGCCGATCGAACTGGTGACCCACCTCGGGAAGAGGCCGGTAAGGCTCGATCTCCGCCGTAAAGATAGCGGCGACGTCGAACTTCGGACCCGGCTCACCCCGAACCTCCGCCTTGAGACCCCGGTGATGATCGGGCACATGAGCTACGGAGCGATCAGCCTCAACGCCCAGATGGCCCTGGCCCGGGCGGCAAAAGAGGCCGGGACCTATATGGGCACCGGAGAAGGGGGCCTGCACTCGGCGCTCCACCCCTATCAGGACCGGATGATCGTCCAGGTCGCCTCGGGGCGGTTTGGCGTGGAGATCGACTACCTGGAGCGCGGCGCTGCGATCGAGATCAAGATCGGCCAGGGCGCAAAGCCCGGCATCGGCGGGCACCTCCCCGGCGAGAAGGTCTGCGATGGGATCTCCCGGACCAGGATGATCCCCGAGGGGTGCGACGCTATCAGCCCCGCGCCGCACCACGACATCTACAGTATCGAAGACCTCGCGCAGCTCGTCCGGGGGCTCAAGGAGGCGACGGAGTGGAAGAAGCCGGTCTTCGTCAAGATCGCCGCCGTCCACAACGCGGCCGCCATCGCCGCCGGGATCGCCCGCTCGCCGGCCGACGCCGTCGTCATCGACGGGTTCCGGGGCGGCACCGGCGCAGCCCCGAAGGTCTTCCGCGACCACGTCGGCATCCCGATCGAGGCGGCGGTCGCAAGCGTCGATGCGAAACTCCGTAGTCTTGGGATCAGGAACGAGATCTCGATCATCGCGAGCGGCGGCATCCGGGGAAGCGCCGACGTTGCAAAAGCGATCGCCCTCGGCGCGGATGCGGTCTACATCGGCACCGCGGCGCTTGTGGCGATGGGCTGCCGGGTCTGCGGGAACTGCTACCGCGGCCTCTGCCCCTGGGGGATCGCCACCCAGCGCCAGGATCTCGTGGACCGCTTGGACCCCGACGAGGCCGCACGGCATGTCGCGAACCTCATCCACGCCTGGACGCTCGAGCTCTCCGAACTCCTGGGTGCGGCCGGGATCAACAGCATCGAGAGCCTGCGGGGCAACCGCGACCGGCTCCGGGGCTACATGCTCGACGAGGGCCTGATGGAGGTCCTCGACGTGAAATCGGTGGGGGCGTAA
- a CDS encoding aconitase X, protein MYLEKDDERVLAGEFGETRQKMMEILVALGRVYGAERLIPITSAQVSGASYKTIGRWGLAWLQSLDARVAVPTVLNPIGMPQEGWQEFGIDEEFARHQMEVVQACRRLGIKIECTCTPYYLRITEYGEHLAWAESSAVAYANSVLGARTNREGGPSALAAAIIGKTPYYGLHIVENRRPQVVVEVEGGTSPRSDHWGAIGHIAGKKVGNRIPIFTDIRPNRDQLKALGAAMAATGAVALFHVDKITPETRVFNFPTDDLDRVTVSRDEVEALFAETEVEAVAVGCPHCSVDELRDLAELLRGKTTTKPFYIFAARGVAAANPDLVDAIERSGARVITDTCMVVSPRMDEFASIMVDSGKALAYVPGMCGALARIGTRKECVEVATS, encoded by the coding sequence ATGTATCTCGAGAAGGATGACGAGAGGGTGCTCGCCGGCGAGTTCGGCGAGACACGCCAGAAGATGATGGAGATCCTGGTTGCGCTCGGCAGGGTCTACGGGGCCGAGAGACTCATCCCGATCACGAGCGCCCAGGTGAGCGGTGCGTCCTACAAGACCATCGGGAGATGGGGGCTTGCCTGGCTGCAGAGCCTCGACGCCCGGGTGGCGGTCCCGACGGTCTTAAACCCCATCGGAATGCCGCAGGAGGGGTGGCAGGAGTTCGGGATCGACGAAGAGTTCGCCCGCCACCAGATGGAGGTCGTCCAGGCCTGCCGGAGGCTCGGGATCAAGATCGAGTGCACCTGCACCCCCTACTACCTCCGGATCACGGAGTACGGCGAGCACCTGGCATGGGCGGAGTCCTCGGCGGTCGCTTACGCGAACTCTGTCCTCGGCGCCCGGACGAACCGGGAAGGCGGGCCGAGCGCCCTTGCAGCGGCGATTATCGGAAAAACCCCCTATTACGGTCTTCACATCGTCGAGAACCGGCGACCGCAGGTCGTCGTCGAGGTCGAGGGCGGCACGAGCCCGCGGTCCGACCACTGGGGCGCGATCGGGCATATCGCCGGAAAGAAGGTTGGGAACCGAATCCCGATCTTTACGGATATCCGGCCGAACCGCGACCAGCTCAAGGCGCTCGGGGCCGCGATGGCCGCGACAGGGGCGGTTGCGCTCTTCCACGTCGATAAGATCACCCCCGAGACCCGGGTCTTCAACTTCCCGACCGACGACCTCGACCGGGTGACGGTATCCCGGGACGAGGTCGAGGCTCTCTTTGCAGAGACCGAGGTCGAGGCGGTCGCGGTCGGGTGCCCCCACTGCTCGGTGGACGAACTCCGCGACCTCGCCGAACTTCTCAGAGGCAAGACGACGACAAAACCCTTCTACATCTTCGCGGCCCGCGGGGTCGCGGCGGCAAATCCCGACCTCGTGGACGCCATCGAGCGGAGCGGCGCCCGGGTGATCACGGATACCTGCATGGTCGTCTCGCCACGGATGGATGAGTTCGCCTCGATCATGGTCGACTCGGGCAAGGCCCTTGCCTATGTCCCCGGGATGTGCGGCGCGCTCGCCCGGATCGGGACAAGGAAAGAGTGCGTCGAGGTCGCGACGTCGTAA
- a CDS encoding UbiD family decarboxylase, translated as MRNFIERMRELGRVEEIERPCSTVYEAPRMASRTDKILFFHDLDGHRAVMNLLSSRGALAAALGVEEKDLVRHLAAMTYSGRVVDDGRLEGGVPADLSRLPIMKHFPGDAGRYITSGIVFSRYNGVENASIHRMMVLDDHRVVARLVEGRHTHTLLKAALARGEKLPVAVTIGTHPLVTFAACTRVPEGKEFAYAAELMGGELALRECENGVRVPDAEIVLEGYITAEMAPEGPFVDITGTYDPVRQQHIIEFEKMYCKEDPIYHGILPAGDEHKLLMGAPYEPKIYRAVAEVTTVRDVLLTKGGAGYLHAVIQIRKNTQGDAKNAIMAAFAAHTSLKHVVVVDEDIDIHDPHDVEYAIATRVRGDTDIMIVTGVRGSSLDPTRLADGTNVKVGVDATMVMGREDEFKRAEWP; from the coding sequence ATGCGTAACTTCATTGAACGGATGAGGGAGCTCGGCAGGGTCGAGGAGATCGAGCGGCCCTGCTCGACCGTCTACGAGGCTCCCCGTATGGCAAGCCGGACCGATAAGATCCTCTTCTTCCACGACCTCGACGGGCACAGGGCGGTGATGAACCTCCTCTCAAGCCGCGGGGCGCTTGCAGCGGCGCTCGGCGTGGAGGAGAAGGACCTCGTCCGGCACCTCGCGGCCATGACCTACAGCGGCCGCGTCGTGGATGACGGGCGGCTCGAGGGCGGCGTCCCCGCCGATCTTTCGCGCCTCCCGATCATGAAGCACTTCCCGGGGGATGCAGGGCGCTACATCACCTCCGGGATCGTCTTTTCGCGCTACAATGGCGTCGAGAACGCCTCCATCCACCGGATGATGGTCCTCGACGATCACAGGGTCGTCGCCCGCCTGGTGGAGGGGCGGCATACCCATACGCTCCTCAAAGCAGCCCTCGCCCGGGGAGAGAAACTCCCGGTCGCGGTCACCATCGGGACCCATCCCCTCGTGACGTTCGCCGCCTGCACCCGTGTTCCGGAAGGCAAGGAGTTCGCCTACGCCGCGGAACTGATGGGCGGGGAACTAGCACTCCGGGAGTGCGAGAACGGTGTTAGGGTCCCCGATGCCGAGATCGTGCTCGAAGGCTACATCACCGCCGAAATGGCGCCGGAAGGCCCCTTTGTCGATATCACCGGGACCTACGACCCCGTGCGCCAGCAGCACATCATTGAGTTTGAGAAGATGTACTGCAAGGAGGACCCGATCTATCACGGCATCCTTCCCGCCGGCGACGAGCACAAGCTCCTGATGGGAGCGCCGTACGAACCGAAGATCTACCGCGCCGTGGCCGAGGTGACGACGGTGCGCGACGTCCTCCTCACAAAAGGCGGCGCGGGCTACCTCCACGCGGTGATCCAGATCCGCAAGAACACGCAAGGCGATGCCAAAAACGCCATCATGGCGGCGTTCGCGGCCCATACCTCCCTCAAACACGTCGTCGTGGTCGACGAGGACATCGACATTCACGACCCCCACGACGTCGAGTACGCGATCGCGACCCGGGTTAGGGGCGATACCGACATCATGATCGTCACCGGGGTGCGGGGCTCGTCGCTCGACCCGACCCGCCTTGCAGACGGGACGAACGTGAAGGTCGGAGTCGATGCCACGATGGTTATGGGGCGAGAGGACGAATTCAAGAGAGCGGAGTGGCCGTAA
- a CDS encoding UbiX family flavin prenyltransferase codes for MTKEFVVGITGASGVIYARRLLEVLCDQATVHIVISDTARQIAELEGVDLDGFNAIYAENSNLAADIASGSFRYDGMAIVPCSMKTLAAVSNGLAENLIGRAADVCLKERRPLLLLLREMPLSRIHLKNMLAADEAGATVMVASPPFYQRPETIDDLVDMVVARVLDHLGVKHNLGTRWSGYDA; via the coding sequence ATGACAAAAGAGTTCGTCGTCGGGATCACCGGGGCAAGCGGGGTCATCTACGCCCGCCGCCTGCTCGAGGTGCTCTGCGATCAGGCAACGGTGCATATCGTCATCTCCGATACCGCCCGGCAGATAGCCGAGCTCGAGGGCGTGGATCTGGACGGATTCAACGCCATATACGCCGAGAACAGCAACCTCGCAGCCGATATCGCGAGCGGCTCGTTTCGCTACGACGGGATGGCGATCGTCCCCTGCAGCATGAAGACGCTTGCAGCGGTCAGCAACGGCCTCGCCGAGAACCTGATCGGCCGGGCGGCGGACGTCTGCCTCAAGGAGAGGCGGCCCCTTCTCCTCCTCCTGCGAGAGATGCCGCTCTCCCGGATTCATCTAAAGAACATGCTCGCCGCAGACGAGGCGGGCGCGACCGTGATGGTCGCAAGCCCCCCCTTCTACCAGCGCCCGGAGACGATCGACGACCTCGTCGATATGGTGGTGGCCCGGGTGCTCGATCATCTGGGGGTCAAACATAATCTCGGCACTCGATGGAGCGGATACGATGCGTAA
- a CDS encoding HD domain-containing protein, with translation MKIIKDPVHGYVEADALALRLLDSEVVQRLRHISQLGFANLVYPGANHTRFEHSLGTMHLARLMSQQLGLDDEETKLVTTAALLHDVGHGPFSHVTEPVMEEFTGRSHHEIEHLVREGTIAGILEAEGIDPAEVCAVVSGEHRLASIIHGSLDVDRMDYLMRDAHYTGVPYGTVDAHRLIRSTILTDSGVALHEGGINAAESLLIARTLMRPAVYFHHVSRIATSMFVHALRKEILNAPDADPEAFARMDDAACMERLKHSTNPITRDLARRVYVRDLYKRALYVGEDRVNVAALQQDLGPAREREIAAAIAETAGVPEDEVLVDIPRLPRALSMEVRVRNSHAMVDIEEVSPLINTLNDTRRQQWRLGVYTTKRNREAVEQAAMEVLRVKRATKQDKLAVT, from the coding sequence ATGAAGATCATCAAAGATCCGGTCCACGGCTACGTCGAGGCGGACGCGCTCGCGCTCCGGCTGCTCGACTCGGAGGTCGTCCAGCGGCTCCGCCACATCTCCCAGCTCGGCTTTGCAAACCTCGTCTACCCCGGGGCGAACCATACCCGCTTCGAGCACTCGCTCGGGACGATGCACCTTGCACGGCTCATGTCGCAGCAGCTTGGGCTCGACGACGAGGAGACGAAACTCGTCACCACGGCCGCCCTCCTCCATGATGTCGGCCACGGCCCCTTCTCCCACGTCACCGAGCCGGTGATGGAGGAGTTCACCGGGCGGAGCCACCACGAGATCGAACACCTCGTCCGGGAGGGGACGATCGCCGGGATCCTCGAAGCGGAGGGGATCGATCCCGCCGAGGTCTGCGCCGTCGTCTCGGGCGAGCACCGCCTCGCAAGTATCATCCACGGGAGCCTGGACGTCGACCGGATGGACTACCTGATGCGGGACGCCCACTACACCGGCGTGCCCTACGGAACGGTCGACGCCCACCGGCTGATCCGGTCGACGATCCTGACCGACTCCGGCGTCGCGCTCCACGAAGGCGGGATCAACGCCGCCGAGTCGCTCCTCATCGCCCGGACCCTGATGCGCCCGGCGGTCTACTTCCACCACGTGAGCCGGATCGCGACGAGCATGTTCGTCCACGCCCTCCGAAAAGAGATCTTAAACGCCCCCGACGCCGATCCGGAGGCGTTCGCCCGGATGGACGACGCGGCCTGCATGGAGCGGCTGAAGCACTCGACCAATCCGATCACCCGCGATCTTGCCCGCCGGGTCTACGTCCGGGACCTCTACAAACGGGCGCTCTATGTCGGCGAAGACCGGGTGAACGTCGCAGCCCTCCAGCAGGACCTCGGGCCCGCCCGGGAGCGGGAGATCGCCGCCGCCATCGCCGAGACCGCCGGTGTCCCCGAGGACGAGGTCCTTGTGGATATCCCCCGGCTTCCGCGAGCCCTCTCGATGGAGGTCCGGGTCAGGAACAGCCATGCGATGGTCGATATCGAGGAGGTCTCCCCGCTCATCAACACCCTAAACGACACCCGGCGGCAGCAGTGGCGGCTCGGGGTCTACACAACGAAGAGAAACCGCGAGGCCGTGGAGCAGGCGGCGATGGAGGTGCTCAGGGTGAAGCGGGCGACAAAACAGGATAAACTTGCAGTGACATAA
- a CDS encoding 2-phospho-L-lactate transferase CofD family protein translates to MYGGMITFLSATPGSLPFIQGVRQILYDTEIAVVASTAGDCRISGGHVAPEVDAALFLFAGILDTNRWWGIKGDTYATHNYLLKVAGGEPFPIGDRARAVQIARAALLDAGLTLTEAVRAQSSSLKIGATVLPVTDEECGLLIDTGTERLPLLTYLMTAPSDTEVREIVSAAPAPPAVTDEVRAVIEGSDAVVIGPSSPAASVLPILECAGMRDLLRDRFVVAVSPFRGGVAPDPKDAALMYAAGEKPTSPGVSRLYGDIVDVFVQDRHDPDEVPGSLRLETSLLHRRQAESLAWDVMAVIRHAVS, encoded by the coding sequence ATGTATGGAGGAATGATCACCTTCCTTTCCGCCACCCCGGGCTCCCTCCCGTTCATCCAGGGCGTCCGGCAGATCCTCTACGACACCGAGATTGCCGTCGTCGCGTCCACCGCCGGGGACTGCCGGATCTCGGGGGGCCACGTGGCCCCCGAGGTCGATGCAGCCCTCTTCCTCTTTGCCGGCATCCTCGATACCAACCGGTGGTGGGGGATCAAGGGTGACACCTACGCCACCCATAACTACCTCCTGAAGGTGGCGGGGGGCGAGCCCTTCCCGATCGGCGACCGCGCCCGGGCCGTCCAGATCGCCCGGGCGGCGCTCCTCGATGCCGGCCTGACCCTGACGGAGGCGGTTCGGGCGCAGTCCTCCTCGCTCAAGATCGGGGCGACCGTCCTCCCGGTGACCGACGAAGAGTGCGGCCTCCTCATCGACACCGGGACCGAACGCCTCCCGCTCCTCACCTACCTGATGACCGCTCCGTCCGATACCGAGGTGCGGGAGATCGTCTCTGCCGCACCCGCCCCTCCGGCGGTCACGGACGAGGTGCGGGCGGTGATCGAGGGAAGCGACGCCGTCGTGATCGGACCCTCAAGCCCGGCCGCAAGCGTCCTTCCAATCCTCGAGTGCGCCGGGATGCGGGACCTCCTCCGCGACCGGTTCGTCGTCGCAGTCTCGCCGTTCCGCGGGGGCGTCGCGCCGGACCCGAAGGACGCCGCGCTCATGTATGCCGCCGGAGAGAAACCGACCTCCCCGGGGGTCTCCCGGCTCTACGGGGATATCGTCGACGTCTTTGTCCAGGACCGCCACGACCCCGACGAGGTCCCCGGCTCGCTCCGGCTGGAGACCAGCCTCCTGCACCGCCGGCAGGCCGAGTCACTCGCCTGGGACGTCATGGCGGTCATACGGCACGCGGTTTCATGA
- the cofD gene encoding 2-phospho-L-lactate transferase, producing MITFLSGGTGTPKLLRGMRELLEEREIAVVVNTAEDMWLSGNHLSPDVDTVMYLFAGILDTSKWWGIHGDTFITHDLLKRLGINEFIAVGDQDRAIHVARGEMLRNGISLTEATKALCKTLTVQATVLPMTDSPVTTYVRTKMGEMHFQEYWVKHRGDVAIDGVVRRFSEPPVATEEVIEAIERSDAVVVGPSNPVTSISPILECAGVREALRRQRVIAVSPFIGDAPVSGPAAALMRAFGKEASSAGTCSLYEDFVDVFIQDIRDPVAIEGALRLDTLMVNRGKSLDLAKNILSLIYGC from the coding sequence ATGATTACCTTCCTCTCAGGCGGGACCGGGACCCCAAAGCTCCTCCGCGGAATGCGCGAGCTGCTGGAGGAGCGGGAGATCGCGGTCGTCGTCAACACGGCCGAGGATATGTGGCTCTCGGGCAACCACCTCTCTCCCGACGTCGATACGGTCATGTACCTCTTTGCGGGCATCCTCGACACCAGCAAGTGGTGGGGAATCCACGGCGACACCTTCATCACTCACGACCTTCTCAAAAGACTCGGCATCAACGAGTTCATCGCCGTCGGTGACCAGGACCGGGCGATCCACGTCGCACGGGGTGAGATGCTCCGGAACGGAATAAGCCTCACCGAGGCGACGAAGGCCCTCTGCAAGACCCTGACCGTCCAGGCAACGGTTCTTCCCATGACCGACTCCCCCGTGACGACCTACGTCCGCACGAAGATGGGCGAGATGCACTTCCAGGAGTACTGGGTGAAGCACCGGGGGGATGTGGCGATCGACGGCGTCGTCCGCAGGTTCAGCGAGCCCCCGGTCGCGACAGAAGAGGTTATCGAGGCGATTGAGAGAAGCGATGCCGTGGTGGTCGGGCCGAGCAACCCGGTCACGAGCATCTCCCCAATCCTCGAGTGCGCCGGTGTGAGGGAGGCGCTCCGCCGGCAGCGTGTCATCGCGGTAAGCCCCTTCATCGGCGATGCGCCGGTCAGCGGCCCGGCGGCGGCTCTGATGCGTGCGTTTGGAAAGGAGGCCTCCTCCGCCGGGACCTGCAGTCTCTATGAGGACTTCGTGGATGTCTTCATCCAGGATATCCGGGATCCGGTCGCGATCGAGGGGGCTCTGCGCCTCGATACCCTCATGGTCAACCGGGGCAAGAGCCTCGATCTCGCTAAAAATATCCTCTCTTTGATTTACGGGTGCTAG
- the nifU gene encoding Fe-S cluster assembly scaffold protein NifU, which produces MAEQIGYSQKVMEHFMNPHNVGVIENPDGYGKVGNPVCGDIMEIFIKVKDDVIEDIKFRTFGCGSAIATSSMVTDMAKGKTLDEAMKITRDDVASELDGLPPRKMHCSNLAAEALHAAIEDYRKKQKSG; this is translated from the coding sequence ATGGCAGAACAGATCGGATACAGCCAGAAGGTGATGGAGCACTTCATGAATCCGCACAACGTCGGGGTGATTGAGAACCCGGACGGCTACGGCAAGGTCGGCAACCCGGTCTGCGGGGACATCATGGAGATCTTCATCAAGGTCAAGGACGACGTCATCGAGGATATCAAGTTCCGGACGTTCGGGTGTGGATCGGCAATCGCCACGAGCAGCATGGTGACCGACATGGCCAAAGGGAAGACGCTCGACGAAGCGATGAAGATCACCCGCGACGACGTGGCGAGCGAACTCGATGGGCTGCCGCCCCGGAAGATGCACTGCTCGAACCTCGCGGCAGAGGCGCTCCACGCCGCGATAGAAGACTACCGCAAAAAGCAGAAGAGTGGGTGA